The Centroberyx gerrardi isolate f3 chromosome 7, fCenGer3.hap1.cur.20231027, whole genome shotgun sequence genome contains a region encoding:
- the rtbdn gene encoding retbindin, protein MGTTSHSLLLVCACLAAALIGPISSEGVCLQDGKHKATPSPEPHLKECSLYADNSCCTEEDIQDISHVPSAGNKNSPWDKCGTLSSTCEGFLKRVSCFYRCSPDAARWPHPHRRSYIQAVPLCHSFCRDWFDACRMDLTCARNWARDPRGQNCTGTCVQYQQMYQHGRDLCESLWGDAFMTVEDEAEEVGEAGDGGRPCGCLTLSPSDKDVMAALRAQQDDPEELDTTKTGLPQYRAPCQTKLPLQARRSSKGNSVLRKRSVVVDDVEGSGSGL, encoded by the exons ATGGGTACCACGTCACACTCTCTGCTATTGGTCTGTGCTTGTTTGGCGGCTGCGCTGATTGGTCCCATCAGCTCGGAGGGGGTGTGTCTCCAAGACGGCAAACACAAGGCCACACCCAGTCCGGAGCCACACCTGAAGGAGTGCTCGCTCTATGCTGATA ATAGCTGCTGCACAGAGGAAGACATCCAGGACATTTCTCATGTTCCCTCTGCTGGCAATAAGAACTCACCCTGGGACAAGTGTGGGACTCTGAGCTCTAC GTGTGAAGGCTTCCTGAAGCGTGTGTCATGTTTTTACCGTTGTTCCCCCGATGCGGCGCGCTGGCCTCACCCCCACCGCCGCTCCTACATCCAGGCTGTGCCCCTCTGCCACAGCTTCTGCCGTGACTG GTTTGATGCCTGCAGGATGGACTTGACTTGTGCTCGTAACTGGGCCAGAGACCCTCGGGGACAAAACTGCACTGGGACCTGTGTTCAGTATCAGCAG ATGTACCAGCATGGCAGGGATCTTTGTGAGAGCCTGTGGGGGGACGCCTTCATGACGGTGGAGGATGAGGCGGAGGAGGTCGGCGAGGCGGGAGACGGCGGGCGTCCCTGCGGCTGCCTGACCCTCAGCCCCTCTGACAAGGACGTGATGGCCGCCCTCCGGGCCCAGCAGGACGACCCGGAGGAGCTGGACACCACCAAGACCGGCCTGCCTCAGTACCGCGCCCCTTGCCAGACCAAGCTGCCCCTGCAGGCCAGGAGGAGCAGCAAGGGGAACTCCGTGCTGCGCAAGCGCTCGGTGGTGGTGGACGACGTGGAAGGCAGCGGGAGCGGCTTGTAG